The following coding sequences are from one Lycium ferocissimum isolate CSIRO_LF1 chromosome 3, AGI_CSIRO_Lferr_CH_V1, whole genome shotgun sequence window:
- the LOC132049641 gene encoding uncharacterized protein LOC132049641: MIHLKSIHSSLTPNQQASFNKTSHFKRKKTFISLCKSRNSDSDNPTPKGDTRQQELLATIVLLQTQKVRLTEYLDERSAYLTQFAEEANTEMDQIGENALKELDEAGARIMGTIENQMQAFEESVGLNKQEIEENEKKLEEFEGQMEEGRNEWLFFKSLRQRRPVDKAKAKEEMEKIKQLSRENAGSKTRRNVYLAFIGLVVIGIADVFISSPSDWRKGAVLGIILVCLLSQVIYEQSVLSGTGLEGKQKSKEDKK, translated from the exons ATGATCCATCTAAAATCTATTCATTCCTCTTTGACACCTAACCAACAAGCTTCTTTTAATAAAACAAGCCATTTTAAGAGGAAAAAGACCTTCATTTCATTATGCAAGTCAAGAAATTCAGATTCAGATAATCCTACACCTAAAGGAGACACCCGTCAGCAAGAATTGCTTGCCACAATTGTTCTGCTCCAAACACAGAAAGTTCGTTTAACCGAATACTTAGATGAAAGATCTGCATATCTAACACAGTTTGCTGAAGAAGCCAATACTGAAATGGACCAGATTGGTGAAAATGCCCTCAAAGAACTAGATGAAGCTGGTGCACGG ATAATGGGAACTATAGAGAACCAAATGCAAGCTTTTGAAGAATCAGTAGGATTGAACAAACAGGAGATAGAAGAGAATGaaaagaagttggaagaatttgaagGCCAAATGGAAGAGGGAAGAAATGAATGGCTTTTCTTTAAGAGCTTAAGGCAAAGACGACCCGTGGACAAAGCAAAAGCTAAGGAGGAGATGGAGAAGATTAAGCAACTTAGTAGAGAAAATGCTGGATCAAAGACTAGAAGGAACGTTTACCTTGCATTTATAGGCCTTGTAGTAATTGGGATTGCAGATGTTTTCATTTCTTCACCTTCTGATTGGAGAAAAGGTGCAGTTCTTGGGATTATTTTGGTGTGTTTGCTTTCTCAAGTCATCTATGAGCAGAGTGTTTTATCAGGAACAGGACTGGAGGGAAAACAGAAATCCAAAGAAGACAAAAAGTGA